The Montipora capricornis isolate CH-2021 chromosome 6, ASM3666992v2, whole genome shotgun sequence genome has a window encoding:
- the LOC138050582 gene encoding uncharacterized protein, producing MEILSSAFSADCGDFGLVLSEKYCQKKGCASSLRVLCESCGWKHEFCTSKKQTLSYEVNRRLVYSMRFIGKGHSGAKKFCTLMNMPPPPTARAYQKNARTVAKHVKAIAKDSMSNAAKQIRDAQHAGENDVVNCGVSCDGTWQKRGYSSQNGCVIVMSIDSGRVLDAEPLSKVCKQCQRHSHLDKDSEEYRHWRADHNNCKSNYKGSAPAMEAEGADRIFRRSVNTHKLRYAELYSDGDSKSFNKVKDVYSADSVQVVKQECIGHVHKRVGTALRKLKKENHGLGGKGKLTDAIIDKLQNYYGIAIRSNIGDLSGMKKAVHASFFHCASSEKRDLHNHCPAGPSSWCGFQRDRNTFKHGPGLPDDAIAKVKPVYQRLSEDTLLNKCLHGKTQNQNEAVNGMVWERIPKEVFDGMDLLEFGLFDAINHFNIGARAVLLLLEALKIVPGKYTEEGCRGLDLDRIRGAEYKESDEWKKRRKVLRGLRKKKEDRNQQAEGVTYATGAF from the coding sequence ATGGAGATATTGTCCTCTGCATTTTCTGCCGATTGCGGGGACTTTGGCTTAGTTCTTTCAGAAAAATACTGCCAAAAGAAGGGATGTGCTTCAAGTCTTCGTGTCCTTTGTGAAAGTTGTGGCTGGAAGCATGAGTTTTGCACCTCCAAAAAGCAAACCTTAAGCTATGAGGTAAACAGACGTCTGGTGTACTCCATGAGGTTCATAGGAAAGGGTCACAGTGGAGCAAAAAAGTTCTGCACATTAATGAATATGCCACCACCTCCAACAGCAAGGGCTTATCAGAAGAATGCAAGAACAGTTGCTAAACATGTCAAAGCAATTGCCAAGGACAGCATGTCTAATGCAGCAAAACAAATCAGGGATGCCCAGCATGCTGGTGAAAATGATGTCGTCAACTGTGGTGTTTCTTGTGATGGTACCTGGCAAAAAAGGGGGTACTCTTCCCAGAATGGTTGTGTAATTGTTATGTCGATTGATTCTGGTAGAGTCCTAGATGCAGAACCTCTCTCAAAAGTTTGTAAACAATGTCAGAGGCATTCGCATTTGGATAAAGACAGTGAGGAGTACCGTCATTGGAGGGCAGACCACAACAATTGCAAATCTAATTACAAGGGGTCTGCACCTGCCATGGAAGCAGAGGGTGCTGATCGTATTTTTAGACGGTCTGTCAACACCCACAAGCTTCGATATGCAGAACTTTACTCAGATGGTGACAGCAAAAGTTTCAATAAAGTCAAAGATGTCTATTCAGCGGACAGTGTCCAGGTTGTCAAGCAAGAATGCATAGGACATGTACACAAACGTGTTGGAACAGCGTTGCGGAAACTCAAGAAAGAAAATCATGGTCTAGGTGGGAAAGGCAAACTCACTGATGCAATTATTGACAAACTTCAGAATTATTATGGCATTGCCATTCGCTCTAACATTGGGGACTTGAGTGGAATGAAAAAGGCAGTACATGCAAGTTTTTTCCACTGTGCCTCAAGTGAAAAACGTGACCTTCACAACCACTGTCCGGCTGGACCCTCAAGCTGGTGTGGGTTTCAGCGGGACAGGAACACCTTTAAGCATGGCCCTGGACTACCTGATGATGCTATTGCCAAGGTGAAACCTGTCTATCAAAGGTTGAGTGAGGATACCCTTCTAAATAAATGCCTTCATGGGAAAACTCAAAATCAAAATGAAGCAGTGAATGGAATGGTGTGGGAGCGGATACCTAAGGAAGTGTTTGATGGAATGGACCTGTTGGAATTTGGGCTGTTTGATGCCATCAACCACTTTAACATTGGAGCTAGAGCTGTTTTGCTTTTACTTGAAGCTTTAAAAATAGTACCTGGAAAATACACTGAGGAAGGATGTAGGGGCCTTGACTTAGATCGCATTCGTGGTGCTGAGTATAAGGAAAGCGATGAatggaaaaaaaggagaaaggtCCTTAGgggactaagaaagaaaaaggaagacaGGAACCAGCAAGCAGAGGGAGTTACTTATGCTACTGGTGCATTTTAA